One window of Anaerolineales bacterium genomic DNA carries:
- a CDS encoding glycosyltransferase family 2 protein codes for MTNDLPLLTIGVLSWNRLHYLRATLESMRCCIQYPNIQWIVLDNLSTESGLADYLKSLGWVDDLIFMKSTHVGAMNEIVSRAKGEAILLWPDDMQFVVEGDWMKDCVEVLLGNHWIGSVSLNFQRRETVRRIWGRQRLDRAGLKEVWDEARRHKTGFRFPKKLSSTRGYPIRTYGWREDGIIGAGIASLTRTDLWKTLGPWKIDSRDHNIVDSSGGGEAEMLERWRNSDMPLQRAIPVLPVSADIITDSLGTKAKVRGDKRYGDYRSPTQGDFYYRIRKHEDVADLWKNDLPVAFEDFVEPVGFNLPLDEHGNLLKGGLNMSIVSSIV; via the coding sequence ATGACGAACGACCTGCCCCTGCTGACCATCGGCGTCTTGAGTTGGAATCGACTTCACTATTTACGCGCCACGCTCGAGTCCATGAGATGCTGTATCCAATATCCGAACATTCAATGGATCGTGCTGGATAACCTCTCTACAGAGAGCGGATTGGCGGACTATCTCAAAAGTTTGGGCTGGGTAGACGATCTCATCTTCATGAAATCAACCCACGTAGGTGCGATGAACGAGATCGTTTCGCGCGCGAAGGGCGAGGCGATATTGTTGTGGCCCGACGACATGCAGTTCGTGGTCGAAGGCGATTGGATGAAGGATTGTGTCGAAGTATTGCTGGGGAATCACTGGATCGGGAGCGTGAGCCTGAACTTCCAGCGGAGAGAGACGGTTCGGCGCATTTGGGGAAGGCAACGGCTCGACCGGGCGGGACTCAAGGAAGTATGGGACGAAGCCCGACGCCATAAGACGGGATTCCGCTTCCCTAAAAAATTATCCTCCACACGAGGCTATCCGATCCGGACGTACGGCTGGAGGGAGGATGGTATTATTGGCGCGGGAATCGCGTCGCTGACGCGCACCGACCTCTGGAAGACACTGGGTCCGTGGAAAATAGACAGCCGGGACCATAACATCGTCGATTCGAGCGGCGGCGGTGAGGCGGAGATGCTCGAACGCTGGCGAAACTCCGACATGCCGTTGCAACGCGCCATCCCTGTCCTGCCGGTCAGCGCGGATATCATCACCGACAGTTTGGGTACGAAGGCAAAGGTGCGCGGGGATAAGCGTTATGGCGATTACAGATCCCCCACTCAAGGCGATTTCTATTATCGCATTCGCAAGCATGAAGATGTTGCGGATCTCTGGAAAAACGACCTACCCGTGGCTTTCGAGGATTTTGTTGAGCCGGTCGGGTTTAATTTGCCTCTGGATGAGCACGGCAATTTGCTCAAAGGCGGCTTGAACATGTCGATTGTTTCCTCCATCGTTTGA